From one Pieris brassicae chromosome 5, ilPieBrab1.1, whole genome shotgun sequence genomic stretch:
- the LOC123709867 gene encoding MATH and LRR domain-containing protein PFE0570w-like: MSKTSIPSPARSHGAITPRRVRLPPKRTRSLASPILKQTPRLTNIMEDAFQWSPLPQRQSILNDDTDIQEPLRKSWWKNLNENSRDMQELYENMNPPVANNVLDDINIEPSSPEKEFSIEIPDSSDGESIQSIATPQRKNIFSHKESTKQNYFKNMTIVQQKRKYSSQQSSDSDDSINIVPKKIFNYTKDKSIEMLPKELLKNLKKDRANTSSSSIDVPLKCRKSHNLFGKEPKTKPKISDMGLNNVPSASDVDMHEISPKQIFTFNRRSSVKLHVRSSIQSVIDEDWSNPLPSSTMIGSMSDEETPNHKKISEKSVHLQEIQNKSIDQENSLDNTLVRDNNDIIENPNLSKTQLQLKDTSADHNETLVNQSISKNNKSQLKDTSGNHNQTHFNKSIFKETEKSFKNSNNNQIQNDKNCNTSIPANIENEGLGKEHSNMTLKDNTRVSEGTSNSSVNNSGWDSHRTTRKTMRQTFGKDFTPRKSLRTLVMEKTAKRHTVGNFRSQDISKKTNISNIYQTNNTHNKTEPGKYFNYNDPADEPPETDDNKSINEESQINDNLNIIVEINNEIEKQSVVELKNQLVNQEQLAEPNDKDETINQMFNHEGEIYKESSNYDEDDQIADQEEMVSNNDDEAENRSEENDEVEQFTNDEQNQSIDQEQVAESYNNYEAENSTDVMNQKKKLDCANASQSNDEKQMTEINNEVGNQTEEDEKSEVVVTDDEAEDVLQEELRETTSDMPNESYDKELVAETDHEYEDENISGGEQEEIIEPINDANESACEEQMAESSYDEDTNQTENEREEDEVENHSEDEEQEEIIQSDSEQQIEENDDSDNQYNNNASNNDEMSETNDQDSYAEKTNNLLNDNEDISQMPQANSTEYPIFDSTQAKEASKKGVNRQKMAELIEKIRVENAEKKKRFEAEVYDWRKNLKPQNTNTFFKVPQKPAIKRPKPIGNKKVKPADKMFFNVLPPEFFEDIKYKPPKRFQPRNAAWANKHLYTFLEQKLEPKYDYKARVRAEKIVEMIYKFTQDIRRLDVAPEPAVTNLKLEMARLKIIDTHFDFYEFIIDFLPQDIRHKVVPSGVNLIPLPRPSVYSSIVTQTNC; this comes from the exons ATGTCGAAAACAAGTATACCATCGCCGGCAAGATCTCACGGTGCAATCACGCCCCGAAGGGTCCGACTTCCGCCCAAAAGAACTCGTAGTTTAGCGTCTCCAATTTTGAAACAAACTCCACGACTCACAAATATTATGGAGGATGCCTTTCAGTGGTCTCCATTACCCCAGAGACaatctatattaaatgatGACACTGATATTCAGGAACCTTTAC GCAAAAGTTGGTGGAAAAACCTTAATGAAAATTCAAGAGATATGCAAgaattgtatgaaaatatgaaCCCTCCAGTAGCGAATAATGTTTTAGATGATATCAATATAGAACCATCAAG CCCAGAAAAAGAATTCTCTATAGAAATACCAGATAGTAGTGATGGTGAATCCATTCAAAGCATTGCAACCCCTCAACGGAAAAACATCTTTTCACATAAAGAAagcacaaaacaaaactattttaaaaatatgactaTCGttcaacaaaaaagaaaatattcatCACAACAAAGTTCTGATTCTGACGATAGCATAAACATTGTGCCAAAGAAAATTTTTAACTACACAAAGGACAAATCTATAGAAATGCTTCCGaaagaacttttaaaaaaccttaaaaagGATCGTGCAAATACCTCTTCCTCCAGTATTGATGTGCCACTAAAATGTAGAAAATCCCATAATTTGTTTGGTAAAGAACCAAAAACAAAACCCAAAATCTCAGATATGGGTTTAAATAATGTACCATCTGCCTCAGATGTAGATATGCATGAAATTTCtccaaaacaaatatttacttttaatagaaGGTCTAGTGTGAAACTACATGTTAGATCATCGATTCAAAGTGTTATTGATGAAGATTGGAGTAATCCTTTGCCATCATCAACTATGATAGGAAGTATGTCAGATGAAGAGACtccaaatcataaaaaaattagtgaAAAATCTGTACATTTACAAGAAATCCAGAACAAGTCTATAGATCAAGAGAACTCGTTGGATAATACACTAGTTCGTGACAACAatgatattattgaaaatcCAAACCTTAGTAAAACACAGTTACAGTTGAAGGATACATCAGCTGATCATAATGAAACACTTGTAAATCAAAGCATCAGTAAAAACAACAAATCACAGTTAAAGGACACATCAGGCAATCATAATCAgacacattttaataaaagcataTTTAAAGAGACTGaaaaatcttttaagaatagtaataataatcagatacaaaatgataaaaactgTAATACTAGCATTCCAGcaaatattgaaaatgaaGGTTTAGGAAAAGAACACTCAAATATGAcattaaaagacaatacaagaGTATCAGAAGGAACATCTAATTCAAGTGTGAATAATTCAGGATGGGACTCTCATAGAACAACTAGAAAAACAATGAGACAAACGTTTGGTAAAGATTTCACTCCTAGAAAATCATTGAGAACTCTTGTTATGGAAAAAACCGCTAAACGTCATACTGTTGGAAATTTCAGAAGTCAGGATATTtcaaaaaagacaaatatatccaacatttatcaaacaaataatactcATAATAAAACGGAGCCaggcaaatattttaattataatgaccCCGCCGATGAACCTCCTGAAACTGATGACAATAAATCCATTAATGAAGAAAGTCAGATCAATGATAACCTCAATATTAttgttgaaattaataatgaaattgaaaaacaatCCGTGGTTGAATTAAAAAACCAATTGGTTAATCAAGAACAACTAGCAGAACCCAATGATAAAGATGAAACAATTAATCAAATGTTCAATCACGAAGGggaaatttataaagaatcGTCAAATTATGACGAAGATGATCAAATAGCTGATCAAGAGGAAATGGTAAGTAATAACGACGATGAAGCTGAAAATAGATCAGAAGAAAACGATGAGGTAgaacaatttacaaatgatgaACAAAATCAATCAATTGATCAAGAACAAGTAGCAGAATCTTACAACAATTATGAAGCAGAAAATTCAACAGACGTCATgaatcagaaaaaaaaattggattgTGCAAATGCTAGCCAATCAAACgatgaaaaacaaatgacagaAATAAACAATGAAGTTGGAAATCAAACTGAGGAAGATGAAAAATCAGAAGTGGTAGTAACTGATGATGAAGCAGAAGATGTTTTGCAGGAAGAATTGAGAGAAACTACAAGTGATATGCCTAATGAATCGTATGACAAAGAACTAGTGGCAGAAACTGATCATGAGTATGAAGATGAAAATATATCAGGAGGTGAACAGGAAGAAATTATAGAACCCATTAATGACGCAAATGAATCAGCTTGCGAAGAACAGATGGCAGAAAGTAGTTACGATGAGGACACAAATCAAACAGAGAACGAACGAGAAGAAGATGAAGTTGAAAATCATTCTGAAGACGAGGAACAAGAAGAGATAATACAATCCGATAGTGAACAACAAATAGAAGAGAACGATGACAGTGATAACCAATATAACAATAACGCAAGCAATAATGATGAAATGTCAGAAACTAACGATCAAGATAGTTATGCCGAAAAAACGAACAATCTACTTAATGATAATGAAGATATTAGTCAGATGCCTCAAGCCAATTCTACAGAATATCCCATTTTTGACAGCACACAGGCTAAAGAAGCTTCAAAAAAAGGCgttaatagacaaaaaatgGCAGAACTTATTGAGAAGATAAGAGTTGAAAATGCTGAGAAGAAAAAGAGATTT GAAGCGGAAGTTTACGATTGGCGCAAAAATTTAAAGCCTCAAAACACAAACACCTTCTTCAAAGTACCACAAAAACCAGCCATCAAGCGACCAAAACCTATAGGAAATAAAAAGGTCAAACCTGCCGATAAAATGTTCTTTAATGTGCTTCCACCAGAGTTCTTTGAAGACATTAAATATAAGCCTCCAAAGAGGTTTCAACCGAGAAATGCGGCTTGGGCAAATAAGCATTTGTACACATTTTTGGAACAGAAACTGGAGCcaaa ATATGATTATAAAGCCCGCGTTCGTGCCGAGAAAATAGTGGAAATGATATACAAATTCACTCAAGACATAAGGCGCTTAGACGTAGCTCCTGAACCGGCAGTTACCAATTTGAAACTAGAGATGGCGCGCCTCAAAATTATCGATACACATTTTGACTTTTACGAATTTATTATCGACTTTTTGCCACAAGATATACGTCATAAG GTGGTTCCTAGCGGCGTTAACCTCATACCTTTACCTAGACCCAGTGTATATTCTAGTATTGTGACTCAAACTAATTGTTAa